Proteins from one Chitinophaga oryzae genomic window:
- a CDS encoding MGH1-like glycoside hydrolase domain-containing protein: MNKMKWLLALLLTQQTVSAQRNHFPDVLDVRYEVKDTNRIATSFFSDNGAWHAYALPVPGTATGFTGPLLMDMKGEWLSKAIAQLHLYADGRELPLQQDTTATHYYPGLLQLGFYSGQIAVRMQLVFSSSRETVIQTVIRNNGAQPLQLRLQWEGAALLKRAQFSREGNNVRVGVTGTKHVFRLHWCAQAPWDIQTTADGYTAAREVSIPAGGELEDLQTQGFWPDGHMVVAPEREFDIVLQKNEQRWNGYLQQLFRRMPFTEKDRFRSRLAVKSMITLLTNWRSAAGHLRHDGVFPSASYQGFYGFWSWDSWKQAVGLVNFAPSLAKDNIRSMFDYQTASGMVPDCVYADSTENNFRDTKPPLAAWAVWEIFAATRDTAFLREMYPALDRYHRWWYAERDHDRNGLCEFGSTDGTRIAAAWESGMDNAVRFDKAKMLHNGPGAWSLDQESVDLNVYLSKEKTILAQIAAVIGQPAAGALRKEAAILDRQINQLFFDTASGYYYDRKLTGELVRVKGAEAWVALWAGIAPASRVKKMAQYMLDTTVFNTLVPLPVLDASEKAFDPQRGYWRGPVWIDQFYFGVKGLQQYKQQAAARTLVNKLWQHAAGMRDDQPLRENYHPLTGKGLNAVNFSWTAAHVLLLLSDKF; this comes from the coding sequence ATGAATAAAATGAAATGGCTGCTGGCCTTGTTGCTGACGCAACAAACGGTCAGCGCACAACGGAACCATTTTCCGGATGTACTGGACGTCCGTTATGAAGTAAAAGATACGAACCGCATTGCTACCTCTTTTTTTTCGGACAACGGCGCGTGGCATGCTTACGCGTTGCCCGTACCCGGCACCGCTACCGGTTTCACCGGTCCGCTGCTGATGGACATGAAAGGGGAGTGGCTGTCTAAAGCTATCGCACAGCTTCACTTATATGCCGATGGCCGGGAGCTGCCCCTGCAACAGGACACCACTGCCACGCATTATTATCCCGGCTTGTTGCAACTTGGTTTCTACTCCGGTCAGATAGCGGTGCGGATGCAGCTGGTTTTTAGCAGTAGCCGTGAAACCGTGATACAGACCGTTATTCGTAACAATGGCGCGCAACCACTACAGTTACGGTTGCAATGGGAAGGCGCTGCGTTGCTGAAAAGAGCGCAATTTTCCCGGGAGGGTAATAATGTACGTGTAGGCGTTACCGGTACTAAACATGTTTTTCGCCTGCACTGGTGTGCCCAGGCTCCATGGGACATACAAACAACTGCTGACGGTTACACGGCGGCAAGAGAGGTATCCATCCCAGCCGGGGGCGAGCTTGAAGACCTGCAAACACAGGGTTTCTGGCCTGACGGGCATATGGTGGTCGCACCGGAGCGGGAGTTTGATATCGTGCTGCAAAAAAACGAACAACGCTGGAACGGTTATTTACAACAGCTGTTCCGCCGCATGCCTTTCACAGAAAAAGACCGTTTCCGCAGCCGGCTGGCGGTGAAGAGCATGATCACGCTGCTCACCAATTGGCGCAGCGCTGCGGGGCATCTGCGCCATGACGGTGTATTTCCGTCCGCTTCCTACCAGGGCTTCTACGGCTTCTGGTCATGGGACAGCTGGAAGCAGGCCGTGGGACTGGTAAATTTTGCGCCGTCGCTGGCGAAGGACAATATCCGTTCTATGTTTGATTATCAGACAGCTTCCGGTATGGTGCCCGACTGTGTGTATGCCGACAGTACCGAAAACAATTTCCGCGACACCAAGCCGCCACTGGCTGCCTGGGCGGTATGGGAAATATTTGCGGCCACCCGGGACACCGCTTTCCTCCGGGAGATGTATCCCGCACTGGACCGCTACCACCGCTGGTGGTACGCCGAGCGGGACCACGACCGCAACGGCCTCTGTGAGTTCGGCTCTACGGACGGCACCCGCATCGCTGCAGCATGGGAAAGCGGTATGGACAACGCCGTACGCTTCGACAAGGCAAAGATGCTGCATAACGGCCCCGGCGCCTGGTCGCTCGATCAGGAGTCAGTCGACCTGAACGTCTATCTGTCCAAAGAAAAAACTATACTCGCACAGATAGCGGCCGTTATCGGTCAACCGGCGGCAGGCGCGCTGCGCAAAGAAGCGGCTATCCTGGACCGGCAGATCAACCAACTGTTCTTCGATACCGCCAGTGGTTATTATTATGACCGGAAGCTGACCGGTGAGCTGGTCCGCGTGAAAGGAGCAGAAGCCTGGGTGGCGCTGTGGGCGGGCATTGCGCCGGCATCGCGTGTAAAAAAGATGGCGCAGTACATGCTGGATACCACTGTTTTTAATACTTTAGTGCCCCTGCCGGTGCTGGACGCCAGCGAAAAGGCTTTTGACCCCCAACGGGGTTACTGGCGCGGGCCGGTATGGATAGACCAGTTTTATTTCGGCGTGAAAGGCCTGCAGCAATACAAACAGCAGGCTGCCGCCAGAACGCTGGTCAATAAACTCTGGCAACATGCGGCCGGTATGAGAGATGATCAGCCGCTGCGCGAAAACTATCATCCGCTGACCGGCAAAGGCCTGAACGCGGTGAATTTCAGCTGGACAGCCGCTCATGTGCTGTTGCTGCTGTCCGATAAATTTTAA
- a CDS encoding glycoside hydrolase family 2 TIM barrel-domain containing protein yields the protein MMKTALLALLCLPATLLAQSNDWENPQKPSEHTLFPHAHFIPFPDAASALKGDSSPFRLSLDGTWKFHLAANPAVRPQGFEQPAYDVTNWKTIRVPANWQTEGYAPYIFTDVEYPFTPNPPFVPKEQNPVGSYRRDFRLPATWKGKQTILHIGAANAFVYVWVNGKYAGFSKDSKTPAEFDVTAWVQPGNNSVAMQVFRFSDGSYLEGQDMWKLSGIERSVYLVARAPLSVYDFFARPLLVNNYKDGSLQLDLALNKVPAATDKDKRIRVTLQDNGAPVFSKVMPIGRDSLLQLQQLVPGVKPWDAERPNLYQLIVTLEDKQGRPIESFTHAIGFRSVEIKRGLLMVNGAPITIKGVNRHEHDMRSAKVVDCEGMLKDILAMKQYNINAVRASHYPNREEWYALCDRYGLYVVDEANIECDGMSMHPLKTLSDKPEWKAAYLDRTRRMVERDKNHCSIITWSLGNESDFGDNFISTYKWTKQRDNTRPVQYEPARNTPWTDIVAPMYKSVAWMQDYVKEYRDRPLVQCEYAHMMGNSGGNLRDDWELINKYEQLQGGFIWDFSDQTFLQHDSLGRAIWAYGADMGTVGATSDTSFCADGMLAADRSPHPQAYEVKKVYQPVQFATIGLSADLLQITNRYDFHRLENMNLTWELKGDGKVIASAALPHRLLLPHQQDTLRIGLPVVKPQPGVRYFLHLKATLKNADGLLPAGFTLAADQFELPWFTPVKTQTVAGDALQVKQTAGGWEIGNTAFTATIKNGWLEQFATNGAAYMQKPLKPDFWRAPTDNDIGNSQQVRCAVWQHAGDSTQLLAASIVREDRQQVQVHAKHALPLVNAIYDIDYTIFANGDIKVNVHFQPGDRMMPELPRMGMRMVLNPALDKVTWLGRGPFDNYQDRKYAADVDVYTLPADSLFHPYPRAQESGYRSDVHWMTLRSASGNGWMVRTDSLLNTGVLHFDRDRLNFNRKHNVHGGSMNNDPLIWWNIDYQQAGLGGDNSWGAKPHAPYTLVYKPYQYQFTLRPLRSGDEPAEKAKERYE from the coding sequence ATGATGAAAACTGCTTTACTTGCTTTGCTGTGTTTACCGGCTACCTTGCTGGCGCAGTCCAATGACTGGGAGAACCCGCAGAAGCCTTCTGAACACACTTTGTTCCCGCACGCGCATTTTATTCCCTTTCCCGACGCCGCTTCGGCCCTGAAGGGAGACAGCTCGCCTTTCAGGCTGTCACTGGACGGTACATGGAAATTCCACCTCGCAGCCAATCCCGCTGTCCGTCCACAGGGATTTGAACAACCCGCTTATGATGTAACGAACTGGAAAACCATCCGCGTGCCGGCCAACTGGCAGACGGAAGGTTATGCCCCTTATATTTTTACGGACGTGGAGTACCCCTTCACGCCCAACCCGCCGTTTGTTCCAAAAGAACAGAACCCTGTCGGCTCCTATCGCCGCGACTTCCGGCTGCCTGCCACCTGGAAAGGCAAACAAACCATCCTGCATATCGGCGCCGCCAATGCATTTGTATATGTGTGGGTGAACGGTAAGTATGCCGGATTCAGCAAGGACAGTAAGACGCCTGCCGAATTTGACGTCACCGCTTGGGTGCAGCCAGGCAACAATTCCGTGGCCATGCAGGTATTCCGCTTCAGTGATGGTTCTTATCTCGAAGGACAGGACATGTGGAAGCTCAGCGGCATAGAACGCAGCGTTTACCTGGTGGCCCGCGCTCCCTTATCTGTTTACGACTTTTTCGCCAGACCGTTACTGGTCAATAACTACAAGGATGGGTCCCTGCAACTGGACCTGGCGCTTAATAAAGTTCCGGCTGCAACGGACAAGGATAAACGTATCCGTGTAACCTTACAGGACAACGGTGCGCCTGTTTTTTCCAAAGTGATGCCCATCGGCCGCGACAGCCTGCTGCAGTTGCAGCAGCTGGTGCCCGGCGTGAAACCATGGGATGCGGAACGTCCTAACCTGTATCAGCTGATCGTTACGCTGGAAGATAAACAGGGCCGCCCGATAGAAAGCTTTACCCACGCGATCGGTTTCCGCTCCGTGGAAATCAAAAGAGGCCTGCTGATGGTCAACGGGGCGCCCATTACCATCAAAGGGGTGAACCGCCACGAGCATGATATGCGTTCCGCCAAAGTAGTGGACTGCGAGGGCATGCTGAAAGATATCCTTGCCATGAAGCAGTACAACATCAACGCTGTGCGCGCCAGTCACTATCCCAACCGGGAAGAGTGGTACGCGCTCTGCGACCGGTACGGCCTCTATGTTGTGGATGAAGCTAATATTGAATGCGATGGCATGAGCATGCACCCGCTGAAGACACTGTCTGATAAGCCTGAATGGAAAGCCGCCTACCTGGATCGCACCCGCCGTATGGTGGAGCGGGATAAAAACCATTGCAGCATCATCACCTGGTCCTTAGGCAACGAAAGTGACTTTGGCGATAATTTCATCAGCACCTACAAATGGACCAAACAACGCGATAATACCCGCCCGGTGCAGTACGAGCCTGCCCGTAACACGCCATGGACGGATATTGTGGCGCCCATGTATAAATCCGTCGCCTGGATGCAGGACTACGTAAAAGAATACCGCGACAGGCCGCTGGTCCAGTGCGAATACGCGCACATGATGGGCAACAGCGGTGGCAACCTCCGCGACGACTGGGAGCTGATCAACAAATACGAGCAGTTACAGGGCGGTTTTATCTGGGATTTCTCCGATCAGACTTTCCTGCAACATGATTCCCTGGGAAGGGCTATCTGGGCTTATGGCGCCGATATGGGCACCGTAGGCGCCACGAGCGATACCAGCTTTTGTGCCGATGGTATGCTGGCTGCCGACCGCTCACCGCATCCGCAGGCATATGAAGTGAAGAAAGTATACCAGCCCGTACAGTTTGCCACCATCGGTCTGTCTGCCGACCTCCTGCAGATCACCAACCGGTATGACTTTCACCGGCTTGAAAATATGAACCTTACCTGGGAACTGAAGGGAGATGGGAAAGTGATCGCTTCGGCTGCCCTGCCGCACCGGTTACTGCTGCCACACCAACAGGACACGCTGCGTATAGGCCTGCCGGTGGTAAAGCCGCAGCCCGGCGTTCGTTATTTCCTGCATCTGAAGGCCACGCTGAAGAACGCAGACGGTCTGCTGCCCGCTGGTTTTACACTGGCCGCTGATCAGTTCGAGCTGCCCTGGTTTACGCCCGTGAAAACGCAGACCGTCGCCGGCGACGCCTTACAGGTAAAACAAACCGCCGGTGGCTGGGAGATCGGTAATACAGCATTTACAGCGACTATTAAAAATGGCTGGCTGGAGCAGTTTGCCACCAACGGCGCCGCTTATATGCAAAAGCCGTTAAAGCCCGATTTCTGGCGCGCCCCCACTGATAATGACATCGGCAACAGTCAGCAGGTGCGCTGTGCAGTATGGCAACATGCCGGCGACAGCACACAACTGCTTGCCGCCAGTATCGTACGGGAAGACAGGCAGCAGGTGCAGGTGCACGCAAAACATGCACTGCCGCTGGTGAATGCGATCTACGACATTGACTATACGATTTTTGCCAACGGTGACATTAAAGTGAACGTCCATTTCCAGCCGGGAGACAGGATGATGCCCGAGCTGCCCCGCATGGGCATGCGTATGGTGCTTAATCCTGCGCTGGACAAAGTGACCTGGCTGGGCCGCGGTCCGTTCGATAACTACCAGGACCGTAAGTACGCAGCAGACGTAGACGTATACACGCTGCCGGCCGACTCGCTGTTCCATCCTTATCCCCGTGCACAGGAAAGCGGCTACCGCTCCGATGTACACTGGATGACACTGCGCTCCGCTTCGGGCAACGGATGGATGGTGCGCACCGATTCCCTGCTGAATACCGGCGTGCTGCATTTTGACCGGGACCGGCTCAATTTCAACCGCAAGCACAATGTGCATGGCGGCTCTATGAACAACGACCCGCTGATCTGGTGGAATATCGACTACCAGCAGGCCGGCCTCGGTGGCGACAACAGCTGGGGCGCCAAGCCCCATGCGCCTTACACGCTGGTGTATAAACCTTATCAATATCAGTTTACATTAAGACCTTTGCGGTCGGGTGACGAACCTGCTGAAAAGGCGAAAGAGAGATATGAATAA
- a CDS encoding RagB/SusD family nutrient uptake outer membrane protein, which translates to MKKSLLYISLLSAAMVLNTSCKKELLEQASPDKLTSDNFWTSRDRALTGLAAAYSRIESFAGWDNFVEARSCREYYREDFVEPGADAYNYSWWTEIFNYSYNSGNYAIDLLWRDNYRGINFTNQVLENVSMMTDKQIDAASKKMILAEARFLRAYYYFKLVTNFEKVIIRDKVPNGEADLPKAPSPRPEVWDMIISDLKAAEPDLPLRSERPGTELGRATKGAAQAYLGKVLIYRAGEDKGKATAYFTEASAWLKKVIDSKQYSLVSNYLSMFNGTTSNTAESVFELQQTMDESNGAYFKSYLSDWMAASELGGYGEIYGVPRLLTEMLKEGKVATDGLYDHRVYNTVFFKDDYFNDAANPRVYGYTYNEVFENNTIAFRKWLPASLDKLGNANAINMPIIRYADVKLLYAEVQNELGVPATAMAEINEVRARSAMPPLNLTNKADIFKQLMHERVMEFTLESSRFYDLRRWGLLTQQMQDAGRPFTADKSYYPLPLKETLNNPLAQ; encoded by the coding sequence ATGAAAAAATCTTTGTTATATATATCCTTATTATCCGCAGCCATGGTGTTGAATACCAGCTGTAAAAAAGAGCTGCTTGAACAGGCTTCGCCCGACAAGCTGACATCGGATAACTTCTGGACGTCCCGCGACCGCGCCCTCACCGGGCTGGCCGCGGCCTATTCCAGGATCGAGAGCTTCGCCGGCTGGGACAACTTCGTGGAAGCCCGTTCCTGCCGCGAATACTACCGGGAAGATTTTGTGGAGCCAGGCGCGGACGCCTACAACTACAGCTGGTGGACGGAGATCTTCAACTACAGCTATAACTCCGGTAACTACGCCATCGACCTGCTCTGGAGAGATAACTACCGCGGCATCAACTTCACCAACCAGGTACTGGAGAACGTGAGCATGATGACAGACAAACAGATCGACGCCGCCAGCAAAAAAATGATCCTCGCGGAAGCCCGCTTCCTCCGTGCGTACTATTATTTTAAGCTGGTCACCAATTTCGAAAAGGTGATCATCCGCGATAAAGTGCCCAATGGCGAAGCTGATCTGCCGAAAGCGCCCTCCCCCCGTCCCGAGGTATGGGATATGATCATCTCCGACCTGAAAGCGGCAGAACCCGATCTGCCGCTGCGCAGCGAAAGGCCGGGCACAGAGCTGGGCCGCGCTACCAAAGGCGCTGCCCAGGCCTACCTCGGCAAAGTGCTCATCTACCGCGCCGGCGAAGACAAAGGCAAGGCCACCGCTTATTTCACTGAAGCCTCCGCCTGGCTGAAAAAAGTGATCGACTCCAAACAGTACAGCCTCGTGTCCAACTACCTGTCCATGTTCAACGGTACCACCAGCAACACCGCTGAATCCGTGTTTGAACTGCAGCAGACCATGGACGAGTCTAACGGCGCCTATTTCAAATCCTATCTCAGCGACTGGATGGCCGCTTCCGAACTGGGAGGTTACGGTGAAATTTATGGCGTACCACGACTGCTGACGGAAATGCTGAAAGAAGGGAAAGTGGCCACCGACGGCCTGTACGACCATCGTGTGTATAACACCGTCTTCTTTAAGGATGACTATTTTAACGATGCCGCCAATCCCCGCGTATACGGCTATACGTACAACGAAGTATTCGAAAACAATACCATCGCTTTCCGTAAATGGCTGCCGGCCAGCCTCGACAAGCTGGGAAACGCCAATGCGATCAATATGCCCATCATCCGCTATGCAGACGTAAAACTGCTGTACGCCGAAGTGCAGAACGAACTGGGCGTACCGGCTACCGCCATGGCGGAGATTAACGAGGTGCGCGCCCGCTCTGCTATGCCGCCACTGAACCTGACTAACAAGGCCGATATCTTCAAACAACTGATGCATGAAAGGGTGATGGAATTCACCCTGGAAAGCAGCCGTTTTTATGACCTTCGCCGATGGGGCCTGCTGACACAGCAGATGCAGGACGCCGGCCGACCTTTCACCGCAGATAAAAGCTATTACCCGCTGCCGCTGAAAGAGACGCTCAATAACCCACTGGCCCAATAA
- a CDS encoding TonB-dependent receptor yields MKKTSLLRACCAMLLSSLLLSWAQIAEGLKDKIDVGFRQTKVLNVIQYLEKNTRLKFSYNLDDLEKLKPVTIDKKERTVESLLQEISHATSLQFRMTEDIILVKAAPATSALTAVQPAQEKVVEGIVKSNNGEALPGVSVRVKGTPRGMLTDVKGSFRFTDLQPGAVLEVSFIGYETQEVTVNGNGPLTVTLAASTKVLDQVVVVGYGTQSKRNVSSAITSVKGNEISNVASNNPVNALQGRVAGLTVTNTGGAPGAMADIRLRGISTFGSHQPLFIVDGSPADPYYLNNNDIASIEVLKDGAAASIYGSVAANGVILITTKKGKKGAPKIEFNTWYSIVNPTGKQHLLDAEGYLKVHTMMYEPAPASTRRPAYLKAGITANTDWQDEILQQGNSENYSLNLTGGSEYFTYGLSGNITNEKGTFLGSNFKKKSIRSRNEYKKGRLTVEANLVYAETDRRDVPYSVKDAYFQSPLLPVYDDKEKYGYALQINQLPKFENPVGVNFYNDNSNKIQYFNGNARLSLELLRGMKFVTNLSLANSNYFTYSYHPPYRANANDPQVPFAQLQDNRGNERQRLMENLLYYDRSFGKHSLNLLAGYTALEKTYNNVLTTADGKTTIYSVKDGQIVSDVVPGGFLDPLFNTMDGAKGGTFNATGTRWQTNRLSWLGRVNYAYDGKYLLQLAVRRDGSSKFGVNRRYGTFPSVSVGWNIQSEPFMQGITWLNMLKLRASYGQLGNEEVLNAYDHQQLILINNLWGGGSVQGGGGTAWPGGAAWELRNKDLRWETNTSRNAGFDFAVFNKLNGSFNYFNNVTSDVLIRRELAPSNGLNNPILNVGRFKNSGWELEMTWADKHGDWSYSVTGTVSQVKNKVLALANDGQKLYGTGLKYGTGPVPNTTQVGTEVGAFYLYEADGLFQSAAEVAAYKNSKGELLQPDAKPGDVRFKDSNGDGVINDADKTYKGSSFPKIEYGLNMTAGWKGFDLQLFWQGVGGNKIYNGNKYELQGMDAGRNFDVSTLNAWTPANTNTDVPRAVLGDPNANNRESTRFLESGSYLRLKNITLGYAFSPQLLQQVKVTRLRLYVSAQNILTFTKYSGPDPEIGRTDILNSGLDRLMYPQNKVLMAGAQLEF; encoded by the coding sequence ATGAAGAAGACATCCCTTCTAAGGGCATGCTGTGCCATGCTCCTATCATCCCTTTTGCTAAGTTGGGCGCAAATAGCAGAAGGACTGAAAGATAAGATTGACGTGGGATTCAGGCAGACAAAGGTGCTCAACGTGATACAGTACCTCGAGAAAAACACCCGCCTGAAATTCTCGTATAATCTTGATGATCTGGAAAAATTGAAACCTGTAACCATCGATAAAAAAGAAAGGACAGTAGAAAGTTTACTCCAGGAAATCAGCCATGCCACGTCGCTGCAGTTCAGGATGACGGAAGACATTATCCTGGTGAAAGCGGCGCCGGCCACTTCCGCGCTGACCGCCGTGCAACCGGCACAGGAGAAAGTGGTGGAAGGCATCGTGAAGTCTAATAACGGTGAAGCCCTGCCCGGCGTAAGCGTACGGGTAAAAGGCACACCGCGCGGTATGCTCACGGACGTGAAAGGCAGCTTCCGGTTCACCGACCTGCAACCAGGTGCGGTACTGGAAGTATCCTTCATCGGCTACGAAACACAAGAGGTAACAGTCAACGGAAACGGACCGCTGACCGTTACCCTTGCCGCTTCTACCAAAGTGCTGGACCAGGTGGTGGTCGTGGGCTACGGCACGCAGAGCAAAAGAAATGTGAGCAGCGCCATCACCTCCGTAAAAGGAAATGAAATCTCCAATGTGGCCAGCAATAACCCCGTGAACGCCCTGCAGGGCAGAGTGGCAGGCCTTACCGTTACCAACACCGGCGGCGCCCCGGGCGCCATGGCCGATATCCGCCTGCGCGGTATCAGTACCTTCGGTTCCCACCAGCCACTGTTTATCGTGGACGGCAGCCCCGCAGACCCCTATTACCTCAACAACAACGATATTGCTTCCATAGAAGTACTGAAAGACGGTGCTGCTGCCTCTATCTACGGTTCAGTAGCCGCCAACGGTGTCATCCTGATCACCACCAAAAAAGGCAAAAAGGGGGCGCCGAAAATTGAGTTCAACACCTGGTACAGCATCGTGAACCCTACCGGCAAACAGCACCTGCTCGATGCGGAAGGCTACCTGAAAGTACATACCATGATGTACGAGCCCGCACCGGCCAGCACCAGGAGGCCCGCTTACCTGAAAGCAGGCATCACCGCTAATACCGACTGGCAGGATGAAATACTGCAACAGGGCAACAGCGAAAACTACAGCCTCAATCTCACCGGCGGCAGCGAATACTTTACCTATGGCCTCAGCGGTAACATCACCAACGAAAAAGGTACCTTCCTGGGCTCCAACTTTAAGAAGAAATCCATCCGCTCCCGCAACGAATACAAGAAAGGACGCCTCACCGTGGAAGCTAACCTCGTATATGCGGAAACAGACCGCCGCGACGTGCCCTACAGCGTAAAAGACGCCTACTTCCAGTCGCCGCTGTTACCGGTATACGATGACAAAGAAAAATATGGCTATGCGTTGCAGATCAACCAGCTGCCGAAGTTCGAAAACCCGGTGGGTGTGAACTTCTACAACGATAACAGCAATAAAATCCAGTACTTCAACGGAAACGCACGCCTGTCGCTCGAACTGCTGAGAGGCATGAAATTCGTGACCAACCTGAGCCTGGCTAACAGCAACTACTTCACCTACAGCTACCACCCGCCGTACCGCGCCAATGCCAACGACCCGCAGGTGCCTTTTGCACAGCTGCAGGACAACCGCGGCAACGAACGTCAACGCCTGATGGAAAACCTGTTGTACTACGACCGCAGCTTCGGTAAACACAGCCTGAACCTGCTGGCCGGCTATACCGCCCTGGAAAAAACCTACAACAACGTATTGACTACCGCCGATGGTAAAACGACCATCTACTCCGTGAAAGATGGCCAGATCGTTTCTGACGTGGTGCCCGGCGGCTTCCTCGATCCGCTGTTCAATACCATGGACGGCGCCAAAGGCGGCACTTTCAACGCCACCGGTACCCGCTGGCAGACAAACCGCCTCTCCTGGCTGGGCCGCGTCAACTATGCGTATGACGGTAAGTACCTGCTGCAACTGGCTGTTCGCCGCGACGGATCTTCCAAGTTCGGGGTGAACCGCCGCTATGGCACTTTCCCGTCTGTATCTGTAGGCTGGAACATTCAGAGCGAACCATTCATGCAGGGCATTACCTGGCTGAATATGCTGAAACTGCGTGCCAGCTACGGTCAGCTGGGCAACGAAGAAGTGCTGAACGCCTATGACCATCAGCAACTGATCTTAATCAACAACCTGTGGGGCGGTGGCTCCGTACAGGGCGGTGGAGGCACCGCATGGCCCGGCGGCGCTGCCTGGGAACTGCGCAACAAAGACCTGCGCTGGGAAACCAATACCAGCCGCAACGCCGGTTTCGACTTCGCTGTCTTCAATAAACTGAACGGTTCATTTAACTATTTCAACAACGTCACCTCCGATGTATTGATCAGAAGAGAGCTGGCGCCCAGCAATGGTCTCAATAACCCCATCCTCAACGTAGGCCGCTTCAAAAACAGCGGCTGGGAGCTGGAGATGACCTGGGCAGATAAACACGGCGACTGGAGCTATAGTGTAACCGGTACCGTTAGCCAGGTGAAAAATAAAGTGCTGGCACTCGCTAACGACGGCCAGAAGCTGTATGGCACCGGCCTGAAATACGGCACCGGCCCTGTTCCGAATACCACACAGGTAGGTACCGAAGTAGGCGCCTTCTACCTGTACGAGGCCGATGGCCTCTTCCAGTCAGCCGCCGAAGTAGCTGCCTATAAAAACAGCAAAGGCGAACTGCTGCAGCCGGATGCCAAACCGGGTGACGTACGCTTCAAAGACAGCAACGGCGACGGCGTGATCAATGACGCGGACAAAACCTACAAAGGCAGCTCCTTCCCTAAAATAGAATATGGCCTGAACATGACCGCAGGGTGGAAAGGTTTCGACCTGCAACTGTTCTGGCAGGGCGTGGGCGGTAACAAAATCTACAACGGTAACAAATATGAACTGCAGGGCATGGATGCCGGCCGTAACTTCGACGTGAGCACCCTTAACGCCTGGACGCCGGCAAATACCAACACCGACGTACCCCGCGCCGTACTGGGCGATCCCAACGCCAACAACCGGGAATCCACCCGCTTCCTCGAAAGCGGCAGCTACCTGCGCCTGAAAAACATAACCCTCGGTTATGCCTTCTCCCCGCAGCTCCTGCAACAGGTGAAAGTTACACGGTTACGCCTCTACGTAAGCGCACAGAACATTCTCACGTTCACCAAATACTCCGGGCCCGATCCTGAAATCGGCCGTACAGACATCCTCAATAGTGGCCTGGACCGCCTGATGTATCCGCAAAACAAAGTATTGATGGCTGGGGCACAGCTGGAATTCTAA
- a CDS encoding FecR family protein, which translates to MDLQQYKAEDFILNDSFVRYCLRSNDTDVQFWEDWLERYPHKQEEAAKAREWLFRLGLRITPEEKEAEFGKLKAALAVADTPVKKISWKRIARIAAAAVLPLAAAAWWLNSHRTVAPAVANESYTLLKAGDSVRRQVMLADGSLVILNAHSTLRVPASFNEKQRNLVLEGEALFEVAKAEGKPFVVSTGNLRVQALGTAFKLRAYAYDQHAAVTLVEGKVRVAQETAVAELVPGEQLTTGKAHARFVKNNFDPEREKAWRSGRLVFHNASPEEIASTLGYWYGINIKVITRKNKPIRFNGVFNNKPLNEVLAAVCFVNGLEPVTKNDTLFVQPISK; encoded by the coding sequence ATGGACTTACAGCAGTATAAGGCGGAAGACTTTATATTAAATGACTCATTTGTGCGTTACTGCCTCCGCAGCAACGATACAGACGTGCAGTTCTGGGAAGACTGGCTGGAACGGTACCCGCATAAACAGGAAGAAGCTGCCAAAGCTCGGGAATGGTTGTTTCGGCTGGGCCTGCGCATTACGCCGGAAGAAAAGGAAGCCGAATTCGGTAAACTGAAGGCCGCGCTCGCGGTAGCCGATACGCCGGTCAAAAAAATCTCCTGGAAGCGGATAGCCCGCATCGCCGCCGCTGCAGTATTGCCGCTGGCCGCTGCCGCGTGGTGGCTGAACAGTCATCGTACCGTCGCTCCTGCCGTTGCCAATGAGTCCTACACGCTTTTAAAAGCAGGCGACAGCGTGCGCCGCCAGGTAATGCTGGCAGATGGCAGCCTGGTAATCCTGAACGCACACAGTACACTGAGAGTACCGGCCAGTTTCAACGAAAAACAACGCAACCTCGTCCTCGAAGGTGAGGCCCTGTTTGAAGTGGCCAAAGCAGAAGGGAAACCTTTTGTGGTGAGCACCGGAAACCTCCGCGTACAGGCGCTGGGAACGGCTTTTAAATTACGCGCATATGCGTACGATCAACATGCGGCCGTAACCCTCGTCGAAGGAAAAGTACGGGTGGCGCAGGAAACAGCGGTGGCTGAATTAGTGCCCGGAGAACAGCTGACGACCGGTAAAGCGCATGCCCGCTTTGTAAAAAACAATTTCGATCCCGAAAGGGAAAAAGCCTGGCGCAGCGGACGCCTCGTCTTTCATAATGCTTCTCCCGAAGAGATAGCGTCCACACTGGGGTATTGGTATGGTATCAATATAAAAGTAATCACGCGTAAAAACAAACCTATCCGCTTTAACGGCGTATTCAACAACAAACCGCTGAATGAAGTGCTGGCAGCAGTTTGCTTTGTCAACGGACTGGAGCCTGTAACAAAAAACGACACTTTATTTGTGCAACCAATCAGTAAATAG